The following coding sequences lie in one Apium graveolens cultivar Ventura chromosome 3, ASM990537v1, whole genome shotgun sequence genomic window:
- the LOC141714473 gene encoding uncharacterized protein LOC141714473 — translation MLANLEDGETLILYLAVSEYSISAVLVKEEVSHQWPVYYVSKRLLDAETRYTNMEKLVYALILALGQFNLEYYPRTAIKGQALADFILEFDAEVDDKAIVLAEPTSQESYQDEKRQELPHPWWILHVDGAMNNNGSGVGIVLITPEGHRLMSAIHFKFYATNNDAEYEALINGLKLALKVGAVNLIVRSDSELVMNQVNGGFQARGSRTELYMRCAQCLLKKISNARLESVPREENSNADALAKMGSQMNSVQLGQIP, via the exons ATGTTGGCCAATCTAGAAGACGGAGAAACGTTGATTCTTTACTTGGCGGTATCTGAATACTCCATCAGCGCGGTGTTGGTAAAAGAAGAAGTAAGCCACCAGTGGCCCGTATACTATGTGAGCAAAAGGTTGTTGGATGCGGAAACCAGGTACACCAACATGGAAAAGCTAGTGTACGCTCTTATTCTTGCG CTAGGACAATTCAATTTGGAATATTATCCTCGCACGGCAATCAAGGGACAAGCGCTGGCTGATTTCATACTTGAGTTCGATGCAGAAGTTGACGATAAGGCGATAGTGTTGGCAGAACCGACCTCGCAAGAAAGTTATCAGGATGAAAAGAGGCAGGAACTCCCACACCCTTGGTGGATATTACATGTTGACGGGGCCATGAACAATAATGGATCAGGTGTCGGGATTGTCTTGATCACTCCAGAGGGACACCGTTTGATGAGTGCTAtccatttcaagttttatgctactaacaatgatgctgagtatgaagcCTTGATCAACGGTCTGAAATTAGCTCTGAAGGTAGGGGCCGTGAATCTGATAGTTCGGAGTGATTCCGAATTAGTTATGAACCAGGTCAACGGAGGTTTCCAAGCCCGGGGATCACGAACGGAGCTATATATGAGATGTGCGCAATGCCTACTGAAAAAAATTTCAAATGCCAGGCTAGAAAGCGTTCCACGAGAAGAAAATAGTAATGCGGATGCTTTGGCCAAGATGGGTTCACAGATGAACAGCGTTCAACTTGGACAAATCCCTTAG